In one Armatimonadota bacterium genomic region, the following are encoded:
- a CDS encoding Arc family DNA-binding protein: MAEKKAFPLRLPPELHTAVQRLADAELRSVNAQIEVLLREALKRRGIEPKK, encoded by the coding sequence ATGGCTGAGAAGAAAGCGTTCCCGCTCCGGCTTCCGCCAGAACTGCACACCGCCGTGCAGCGTCTGGCGGATGCCGAACTGCGCAGTGTGAACGCCCAGATCGAAGTGCTCTTGCGGGAAGCCCTCAAAAGGCGGGGGATTGAGCCCAAAAAGTAA
- a CDS encoding acetyltransferase — translation MSEVRPILIHGAGGHAKVAYTVAESSGRIVVGFFDPFASIQSLFGKPVSPSDPLRRDADAFIAIGDNAARMAAADRVLGGFATLIHPSAIIAPGVEIGEGSLVCAGAIIQTGTTIGRHCIINTGSRIDHDCRIGDFAHVAPGATLCGNVTLQDLVLVGAGATVIPGVELFSRAVLGAGGVALEDIHQGEKWGGVPAKYLP, via the coding sequence ATGTCGGAAGTGCGGCCGATTTTGATCCACGGGGCCGGGGGCCATGCCAAGGTTGCCTATACGGTGGCCGAGTCATCAGGGCGGATCGTTGTGGGATTCTTCGACCCCTTTGCCTCGATCCAGTCCCTTTTTGGCAAACCGGTTTCCCCCAGCGACCCCCTGCGTCGGGATGCCGACGCCTTTATCGCCATCGGGGACAACGCCGCGCGGATGGCGGCGGCTGACCGTGTCCTTGGCGGATTCGCAACCTTGATCCACCCGTCAGCGATCATCGCGCCGGGTGTTGAGATCGGCGAGGGGTCGCTCGTGTGCGCTGGGGCCATCATCCAAACCGGGACGACCATCGGCCGGCATTGCATCATCAACACCGGCTCGCGGATTGACCACGACTGCCGGATCGGCGATTTTGCGCACGTCGCCCCTGGGGCAACCCTGTGTGGCAACGTGACGCTGCAAGACCTCGTGCTAGTCGGTGCCGGTGCCACGGTCATCCCCGGGGTGGAACTCTTTTCCCGGGCCGTGCTGGGAGCTGGCGGGGTCGCTTTAGAAGACATTCACCAAGGCGAAAAGTGGGGCGGGGTCCCCGCTAAATACCTGCCCTAG
- a CDS encoding oligosaccharide flippase family protein, protein MSSDPALHIDERHVRRNVIGGYIGRAAPILVGLVTAPILTRYLDKDAFGYWTIVMGIVAVVPVGDLGVGAALTVRLAQALGKGKTGEARRVVAAGLFLQILLGLAMAALCAAVIPLIPWAEMLHVKKESTAAVAMPTAFVMFVSYCLLVPLNVGQQILIAYQENVRNSLVTSLGYVTNLVFTVVFVALKLPLPWIAFAAAGMPGIVWLANDIVELKLRKKELWPLRRTDWDPELAKDLLRMGLKFLGSQTFRVFLLSDTIIIGLTISAGAAALYGQTQRFFFICSMGQYVANAWTPALAGSFARNEEDKALGFFRKQLFKFLGGTLLLGLILAPAIRIFLPWYLGPEYAAPGWDLVGGFVVWIVVWTLVDGMTAYASAGHYLKSHFIWLLAATVAATAAKFALAPQFGYNGIVWSSVACLGLIYGVPMLIRTRFFARRAAT, encoded by the coding sequence ATGAGTTCTGACCCGGCCCTGCATATCGATGAACGCCATGTTCGCCGGAACGTGATCGGCGGCTATATCGGGAGGGCCGCCCCCATACTCGTCGGCCTTGTCACGGCCCCGATTCTCACTCGCTACCTCGATAAGGACGCCTTCGGCTATTGGACGATTGTCATGGGGATCGTCGCCGTCGTGCCGGTCGGCGACCTCGGCGTAGGGGCGGCCCTCACCGTCCGCCTGGCCCAGGCATTGGGCAAGGGCAAAACCGGAGAGGCTCGCCGCGTGGTGGCCGCCGGATTGTTTTTGCAGATCCTTTTGGGCCTTGCCATGGCTGCCCTGTGTGCTGCCGTGATCCCGTTGATCCCTTGGGCCGAAATGCTGCATGTGAAAAAGGAATCTACGGCGGCCGTGGCGATGCCGACGGCCTTCGTTATGTTTGTCAGCTATTGCCTGTTAGTCCCCCTGAATGTGGGCCAGCAGATCTTGATCGCTTACCAAGAAAATGTCCGCAACTCTCTGGTGACATCGCTCGGCTATGTCACGAACCTGGTCTTCACGGTTGTTTTCGTCGCCCTCAAACTGCCATTGCCCTGGATCGCCTTTGCCGCTGCGGGAATGCCCGGGATTGTGTGGCTCGCCAACGATATTGTCGAACTCAAACTCCGCAAAAAGGAACTTTGGCCTTTGCGGCGCACCGACTGGGACCCCGAACTGGCCAAGGATCTCCTCCGGATGGGTCTGAAATTCCTTGGGAGCCAAACCTTCCGAGTGTTCCTACTCTCCGACACCATCATTATCGGATTGACGATTTCGGCGGGCGCCGCCGCCCTTTATGGTCAGACCCAGCGGTTCTTTTTCATCTGCTCAATGGGGCAGTATGTGGCCAATGCGTGGACCCCGGCATTGGCGGGGTCGTTTGCCCGGAACGAGGAAGACAAGGCTCTGGGTTTCTTCCGCAAGCAACTCTTCAAGTTCCTGGGCGGAACCCTTTTGCTAGGATTGATCCTTGCCCCGGCGATCCGGATCTTTTTGCCCTGGTACCTTGGGCCGGAATACGCCGCTCCGGGTTGGGATTTGGTCGGCGGGTTTGTTGTTTGGATCGTGGTGTGGACCTTGGTGGACGGGATGACGGCCTACGCATCCGCGGGGCATTATCTCAAAAGTCACTTTATCTGGCTGTTGGCGGCAACGGTTGCCGCCACCGCTGCCAAGTTTGCCCTGGCCCCCCAATTCGGCTATAACGGGATCGTTTGGAGTTCGGTGGCTTGCCTGGGCTTGATTTACGGGGTGCCGATGCTCATCCGCACGCGGTTTTTTGCGCGGCGCGCCGCGACTTAG
- a CDS encoding glycosyltransferase family 4 protein has product MRILTVVGNLGLGGTQRTAVQYSVMARQLGHECAVFTYHPGLERAPELAAAGIDLFPQPDPFSRAMGWKPDLVHFHRAGEAGARYSLMIRAAKNAGAKVVETNIFSRPDYSAEGRLIDLHCQLSKWCWLRYRMRAWFLFGDGPSVEMPNPADDFWAGSQDSGSRKRGRELLGLPEDAFVFGRIAQPIASKWMESVLAAFRQVAERHPHAWLGLIGPTPEFMAAADRLPEPVRARIAARPQIKGDQLLADAYGAFDCFLHSAYGGESFGNVLVESMLCGIPVITEATLPRDNSQGLVVGHRRGGLVCVGESGLAEAMQTVIAEPSLLIQFGEQGKAFCQANFSSSAILPKLERLYHLVGQSTGKVDLANRLRSSGDLLEPQDARAAWESRREVLGSYPKKDFVEFRLRNSGLIYWLDYQKNRIRR; this is encoded by the coding sequence ATGCGCATATTGACCGTCGTCGGGAACCTGGGGCTTGGCGGAACCCAGCGGACGGCCGTCCAATATTCCGTGATGGCGCGCCAACTCGGCCACGAATGCGCCGTTTTCACCTACCATCCTGGGTTGGAACGGGCTCCCGAGCTGGCCGCGGCGGGGATCGACCTCTTCCCCCAGCCAGACCCATTTTCGCGGGCTATGGGCTGGAAGCCGGACCTTGTCCATTTCCACCGGGCCGGCGAGGCGGGGGCCCGGTATTCGCTCATGATCCGCGCCGCAAAAAACGCGGGTGCCAAAGTGGTCGAGACCAACATCTTCTCCCGTCCGGACTATTCAGCGGAAGGCCGGTTGATCGATCTCCATTGCCAATTGAGCAAATGGTGTTGGCTTCGGTACCGGATGCGCGCGTGGTTCCTTTTTGGAGACGGACCGAGCGTGGAAATGCCCAACCCCGCCGACGATTTTTGGGCGGGGAGCCAAGATTCGGGATCCCGGAAGCGGGGCCGCGAACTGCTCGGCCTGCCGGAAGACGCCTTTGTTTTCGGGCGGATCGCCCAACCCATCGCCAGCAAATGGATGGAATCTGTCCTTGCCGCCTTCCGGCAGGTTGCCGAGCGCCATCCCCACGCATGGCTTGGCCTGATTGGCCCAACCCCGGAATTCATGGCCGCCGCCGACCGGCTACCAGAACCCGTCCGTGCGAGGATTGCCGCCCGGCCCCAGATCAAAGGCGACCAGTTGCTGGCCGACGCCTACGGTGCTTTTGACTGCTTCCTCCATTCCGCATACGGCGGCGAGAGCTTTGGCAATGTCCTGGTGGAATCGATGTTGTGCGGGATCCCGGTCATCACCGAAGCGACTTTGCCTCGGGACAACTCCCAGGGGTTGGTGGTGGGCCACCGCCGGGGAGGTTTGGTCTGCGTCGGGGAATCTGGATTGGCCGAAGCGATGCAAACCGTCATCGCCGAACCCAGCCTTCTGATCCAATTCGGCGAACAGGGCAAAGCCTTTTGCCAAGCCAACTTTTCCTCGTCGGCAATTCTGCCCAAGCTCGAAAGGCTCTACCACCTCGTGGGCCAGTCAACCGGGAAAGTAGACCTTGCCAACCGGCTCCGGTCAAGCGGTGACCTGTTGGAACCCCAAGATGCGCGAGCAGCATGGGAATCGCGCCGCGAGGTCTTGGGCAGTTACCCCAAAAAGGACTTCGTCGAATTCAGGCTCCGCAACAGCGGGCTCATTTATTGGCTGGACTATCAGAAAAACCGGATCCGCCGGTAA
- a CDS encoding aldolase, translating to MTLYLITACPDLARAATAAGVDRIFVDLEIAGKEARQGHKDTVISRHTLEDVHAIRQVVPQGSLLVRIDPWGDGSPGQVEAVLDAGADALMLPMFSNAQEVAAFTHCVAGRATTVGLCETAAGLARLGPILTSGQLDEIHFGLNDLHLDMGLDFLFEVLAGGFMDLAASRCLEAGVPFGFGGVARVGGGELPARLILGEHERLGSTAVILSRAFTGGAKTLSDMPADLDLKAEVARVQECLESLAERDDDQREADRLELAGITQAIADRIGGRA from the coding sequence ATGACGCTCTACTTGATCACCGCCTGCCCAGATCTTGCCCGGGCCGCAACCGCTGCCGGGGTGGATCGCATTTTCGTCGACCTGGAAATCGCCGGGAAAGAAGCCCGCCAAGGGCACAAGGACACGGTGATCAGCCGCCATACCCTCGAGGATGTCCACGCCATCCGGCAAGTGGTTCCCCAGGGATCGCTCTTGGTGCGCATCGACCCGTGGGGAGACGGGTCGCCTGGCCAAGTCGAAGCGGTTTTGGATGCCGGTGCCGATGCCCTGATGCTCCCGATGTTTTCCAACGCCCAAGAAGTGGCCGCCTTCACGCATTGTGTGGCAGGGCGGGCCACCACTGTCGGACTTTGCGAAACCGCGGCCGGGCTTGCCCGGCTTGGCCCAATCCTCACCTCGGGGCAGCTGGATGAAATCCACTTTGGGCTCAACGACCTTCACTTGGATATGGGGCTGGACTTCTTGTTCGAAGTATTGGCGGGCGGATTCATGGATTTGGCCGCAAGCCGCTGTCTGGAAGCCGGGGTGCCGTTCGGTTTTGGCGGCGTGGCGCGGGTTGGGGGCGGGGAACTCCCGGCCCGCCTCATCTTGGGCGAACATGAGCGCCTGGGGAGCACCGCGGTCATCCTTTCCCGGGCGTTCACCGGCGGGGCCAAAACTTTGTCGGACATGCCGGCCGACCTGGACCTGAAAGCAGAGGTCGCCCGCGTCCAGGAATGTTTGGAAAGCCTGGCCGAACGCGATGACGACCAGCGCGAAGCCGACCGCCTGGAACTCGCCGGAATCACCCAGGCCATTGCCGACCGCATAGGTGGTCGGGCTTGA
- a CDS encoding sugar transferase codes for MKRAFDLAASLVLLAVLWPLMLAVAIWIALDSPGGAVYRQKRVGKGGKLFELYKFRSMVAEADRIGGYATADGDPRITKPGRLVRKTSIDELPQLVNVLKGDMSLVGPRPDTPMQEANYSPQDWAKRCSVRPGITGLAQATLRSDATPEERTRLDLDYVDRAGLGFDLRILAMTLRQVLFRGGN; via the coding sequence TTGAAGCGGGCGTTCGACCTGGCTGCTTCGCTGGTGCTGCTGGCCGTGCTGTGGCCCTTGATGCTGGCGGTGGCGATTTGGATCGCCCTCGATTCCCCGGGAGGGGCCGTGTACCGGCAAAAGCGGGTGGGCAAGGGCGGCAAACTCTTCGAGCTTTACAAATTTCGGAGCATGGTGGCCGAGGCGGATCGCATCGGCGGGTATGCAACCGCGGATGGGGATCCCCGGATCACCAAGCCTGGCCGGTTGGTGCGCAAAACCTCGATCGACGAATTGCCCCAATTGGTCAACGTGCTCAAAGGCGATATGAGCCTTGTCGGCCCAAGGCCGGATACACCCATGCAAGAAGCTAACTACTCCCCGCAAGATTGGGCCAAGCGCTGTTCCGTGCGACCCGGCATCACCGGTTTGGCCCAAGCCACGTTGCGGAGCGATGCCACACCGGAAGAGCGGACGCGGCTCGACCTCGACTACGTTGATCGGGCCGGATTGGGATTCGACCTGCGGATCCTGGCCATGACCCTGCGACAGGTACTCTTCCGCGGCGGGAACTGA
- the asnB gene encoding asparagine synthase (glutamine-hydrolyzing) — translation MCGIQGFFDHSGSAPEGLCSTMGFCQWHRGPDDHGVFESGFAAIGNMRLSIIDLESGHQPVVSADGQVALVQNGEIYNYIELRDELIGKGCRFETESDTEVLLHGYLTWGKSFVSRLTGMFGIAIWDARSKELHLFRDALGVKPLFLCDQGGRTYFASEIKAILAAGVPRSVDHEALHHFLSYGFVPPPYTLFAGIRHLMPGWMATVSQRGTELAQWWHPADTEPVPIGESDFAEQFLSLLEESVRLRMRADVPFGAFLSGGLDSSTVVGLMGRFTDEPVKTFSIGFHDERFDESEWGKMAAARFGTDHRLEFVGPEIVHKWVRAVYHCDQPHSDVSFLPTMRLSELAVQHVKMVLTGDGGDELFGGYTKYSSYFEKHGFNQSTKNFCDAYHRHITLFDEGEKRAIYTSSQSDRVVGLDSCSVTESWLKKVPQFDRVNQALWLDVALLLPGNNLVKPDRMAMAVSLEARDPYLDKHLAEFALSVPGDLKVRGEVTRYAYKMAVAPLLGDELTYRPKRMFTVPIGEWFKDVLAGFTRGLLHSDRFLERGLFEPEVVNRLLEEHESGQVDHTRQIRLLLALEIWFRLFIDREELSPHLDEESLIATV, via the coding sequence ATGTGCGGCATCCAAGGCTTTTTCGACCACTCAGGGTCGGCACCAGAAGGGCTCTGTTCGACCATGGGGTTTTGCCAATGGCACCGCGGCCCCGATGACCACGGCGTCTTTGAATCCGGCTTTGCGGCCATCGGCAACATGCGCCTTTCGATCATTGACTTGGAATCGGGCCACCAGCCGGTCGTTTCGGCGGACGGCCAAGTCGCCCTCGTCCAAAACGGCGAAATCTACAACTACATCGAACTTCGCGACGAGCTGATTGGGAAGGGTTGCCGGTTCGAGACTGAAAGCGATACCGAAGTGCTGCTGCACGGCTACCTGACGTGGGGAAAATCCTTTGTCTCCCGCCTGACCGGCATGTTTGGGATCGCCATTTGGGACGCCAGGTCGAAGGAGTTGCATTTGTTCCGGGATGCCCTGGGAGTCAAACCCCTGTTCCTTTGCGACCAGGGTGGACGAACCTATTTTGCCAGCGAGATCAAGGCAATCTTGGCGGCCGGGGTGCCAAGGTCGGTTGACCACGAAGCTCTCCATCACTTTTTAAGTTATGGTTTTGTTCCTCCACCCTACACACTCTTTGCTGGAATCAGACATTTAATGCCGGGGTGGATGGCAACTGTTTCGCAACGGGGAACCGAGCTCGCCCAATGGTGGCACCCGGCCGACACCGAACCCGTCCCGATTGGTGAAAGTGATTTTGCCGAACAGTTCTTGAGCCTGCTCGAAGAATCTGTGCGGCTCCGCATGCGCGCGGATGTCCCCTTTGGGGCCTTCCTCAGCGGGGGCTTGGATTCTAGTACGGTGGTCGGGCTGATGGGCCGCTTCACGGACGAACCAGTTAAGACGTTTTCTATAGGTTTTCACGATGAAAGATTTGACGAATCGGAGTGGGGGAAAATGGCGGCGGCCCGGTTTGGAACCGACCACCGCTTGGAATTCGTGGGGCCGGAAATTGTCCACAAATGGGTTCGTGCCGTCTATCATTGCGACCAGCCCCACAGCGATGTCAGCTTTTTGCCCACCATGCGGTTGAGCGAACTAGCCGTCCAACATGTGAAAATGGTGCTCACCGGGGACGGCGGCGACGAACTGTTTGGCGGCTATACAAAATATTCAAGTTATTTTGAAAAACATGGTTTCAACCAATCGACCAAGAATTTTTGTGACGCCTATCACCGGCACATCACGCTCTTCGATGAGGGCGAAAAGCGCGCCATCTACACGTCTTCTCAATCGGACCGCGTCGTGGGGCTCGATTCCTGCTCGGTCACAGAAAGCTGGCTTAAGAAGGTGCCCCAGTTCGATCGGGTCAATCAAGCGTTGTGGCTAGATGTTGCCCTTCTGCTCCCCGGGAACAACTTGGTGAAGCCGGATCGAATGGCCATGGCGGTTTCTCTGGAAGCGCGTGACCCCTATTTGGATAAGCATCTGGCGGAGTTCGCGCTCTCCGTCCCGGGCGACCTTAAAGTCCGCGGCGAAGTCACCCGGTATGCCTACAAAATGGCGGTGGCCCCATTGCTTGGCGATGAACTCACCTACCGGCCCAAGCGGATGTTCACCGTGCCGATCGGAGAATGGTTCAAAGATGTTTTGGCCGGGTTCACGCGCGGGCTGCTTCACTCGGATCGGTTCTTGGAGCGGGGATTGTTTGAACCTGAAGTTGTCAACCGTTTGTTGGAGGAGCACGAGTCCGGGCAGGTTGACCACACCCGGCAGATCCGCTTGCTCTTGGCGTTAGAAATCTGGTTCCGGCTTTTCATCGACCGGGAGGAACTCTCACCTCACCTGGACGAAGAGTCGCTGATCGCGACGGTTTGA
- a CDS encoding acyltransferase, which produces MTVPAAPAGKPRIESVDALRGMLACGIMLFHTTGWTGILQDGLFQHFWNWLGIYGVEMFFVISGFSMAYVYSGKPLLTAIGLKDFYWKRFMRLWPLYVAAFAVATAFRMLTHDMEGVNWRNALLHTSLLFGFIDPSIKGIIGGWSIGVEVVCYAAFPLLMGAMGRPWPRMAAVSVLATGSVAWTAWQLDSRALLAPQWAEYVSPVNHLFLFAVGMYLAVHFQCHQPARPAWVSRAGLAVLLAIAVCSPLAATDTATVTGVGRLVFVLLAAWMAWISIAQVETPKPFDRVFNPIGLWSYSIYLLHPFAFQALKLVGLGNFPAVHAVLTIAGTLGLSALSYKFLERPSVEWARRKSAEWFAPGVQTVAISDSSSR; this is translated from the coding sequence ATGACGGTTCCAGCCGCGCCGGCGGGCAAACCCCGAATTGAAAGCGTGGACGCGCTGAGGGGGATGCTTGCTTGCGGCATCATGCTGTTCCACACGACTGGCTGGACCGGCATCTTGCAAGACGGGCTCTTCCAGCATTTTTGGAACTGGCTGGGAATCTATGGGGTCGAGATGTTCTTTGTCATCTCGGGGTTCTCCATGGCTTATGTCTATAGTGGCAAGCCGCTTTTGACCGCCATCGGCCTCAAAGACTTTTATTGGAAACGGTTCATGCGGCTCTGGCCGCTGTATGTTGCGGCGTTCGCCGTAGCGACGGCATTCCGGATGCTCACCCACGACATGGAAGGGGTCAATTGGCGGAACGCGCTGCTCCATACCAGCCTCTTGTTCGGGTTCATTGATCCCAGCATCAAGGGGATCATCGGGGGGTGGTCGATCGGCGTTGAGGTGGTGTGTTATGCCGCGTTCCCGTTGCTTATGGGTGCCATGGGTCGGCCGTGGCCGCGGATGGCGGCCGTATCCGTGTTAGCGACCGGATCGGTGGCGTGGACGGCCTGGCAGTTGGATTCCCGCGCCCTGCTGGCTCCACAGTGGGCGGAATACGTCAGTCCCGTGAACCACCTGTTTTTGTTCGCGGTGGGGATGTACTTGGCGGTGCATTTCCAGTGCCACCAGCCAGCACGCCCGGCATGGGTCTCGCGGGCTGGACTCGCGGTGCTGTTGGCCATAGCGGTCTGTTCGCCCCTTGCCGCCACCGACACGGCCACCGTCACCGGGGTTGGCCGGTTGGTTTTCGTGCTTTTGGCCGCATGGATGGCCTGGATCAGCATTGCCCAAGTGGAAACGCCCAAACCGTTCGACCGGGTTTTTAACCCTATTGGGCTGTGGAGCTACAGCATTTACCTGCTCCACCCCTTTGCCTTCCAAGCCCTCAAATTGGTCGGGCTAGGCAACTTCCCTGCCGTGCATGCGGTTTTGACCATTGCAGGAACGCTTGGCCTCTCGGCCCTAAGTTACAAGTTCCTTGAAAGGCCGAGCGTTGAATGGGCCCGCCGAAAATCGGCCGAGTGGTTCGCCCCGGGCGTTCAAACCGTCGCGATCAGCGACTCTTCGTCCAGGTGA
- the hisH gene encoding imidazole glycerol phosphate synthase subunit HisH, producing MKATLVNYGTGNLFSVHNALKACGADVTVAAHPDEAENADRLIVPGVGAFGNCITELNRLHFRETVQGFIQTGRPFLGICVGMQMLMDKSFEFGEHGGLGIIPGVVQEIPGRTDQGTVRKRPHIGWAPLRQTNPWEGSILEGSNPSAQFYFVHSFSVIPNDPGHVLAECDYDGYPVVAAVRKDNVFGTQFHPEKSGEAGLTVIRSFLAL from the coding sequence ATGAAAGCCACCCTTGTCAACTATGGGACAGGCAACCTGTTCAGCGTGCACAATGCGCTCAAGGCGTGTGGGGCGGATGTCACCGTGGCCGCCCACCCCGACGAAGCGGAAAACGCCGACCGCCTAATCGTGCCCGGAGTGGGGGCCTTTGGCAATTGCATCACGGAGTTGAACCGCCTCCACTTCCGCGAGACCGTGCAGGGGTTCATCCAAACGGGCCGGCCATTCCTTGGGATCTGCGTCGGGATGCAAATGCTGATGGACAAGAGCTTTGAGTTTGGCGAACATGGCGGCCTCGGCATCATCCCCGGGGTTGTGCAAGAGATCCCGGGCCGCACTGACCAAGGGACTGTTCGCAAGCGCCCCCACATTGGTTGGGCTCCATTGCGCCAGACCAACCCCTGGGAAGGCTCAATTCTGGAGGGAAGCAACCCCTCGGCCCAGTTCTATTTCGTCCACAGTTTCAGTGTGATTCCCAACGATCCTGGGCACGTTTTGGCAGAGTGCGACTATGACGGGTACCCGGTGGTGGCCGCCGTGCGGAAGGACAATGTGTTTGGCACCCAATTCCACCCCGAAAAGAGCGGTGAAGCCGGTTTGACGGTCATCCGCTCGTTCTTGGCCCTGTAA
- the hisF gene encoding imidazole glycerol phosphate synthase subunit HisF codes for MRDVRVIARLDIKSPNLIKGIRLEGLRKLGDPQEFVEDYYRQGIDEICYMDIVASLYNRNSLEDLLQKTAGNIFVPLTVGGGIRSADDAAKLLHSGADKVAINTAATKNPDLIREVSERFGTQCMVLSIEAKSAGEGKWEAFTDNGREHTGRDVVEWVCEAVELGVGEILLTSVDNEGTQQGFDVELCRAVTSRVEVPVILSGGMGTLEHAQQAVRLGGADAVAVAHALHYKSFSVAEIKTAVREAQS; via the coding sequence ATGCGCGACGTCCGTGTGATTGCGCGGCTCGACATCAAGAGCCCGAACCTGATCAAAGGCATCCGGCTGGAGGGCCTGCGCAAGTTGGGCGACCCCCAAGAGTTCGTCGAAGACTACTACCGGCAAGGAATCGACGAGATTTGTTACATGGATATCGTCGCCAGCCTATATAACCGCAATTCTTTGGAAGACCTCCTGCAAAAGACCGCCGGCAACATCTTTGTGCCGCTCACCGTCGGCGGCGGGATCAGGAGTGCTGATGACGCCGCCAAGCTCCTGCATTCAGGGGCGGATAAGGTCGCCATCAACACGGCGGCGACCAAGAATCCGGATTTGATCCGCGAAGTCAGTGAACGATTTGGAACGCAGTGCATGGTGCTTTCCATCGAGGCCAAATCGGCTGGGGAAGGCAAATGGGAAGCCTTCACCGACAATGGGCGGGAGCACACGGGTCGCGACGTGGTGGAATGGGTTTGCGAAGCGGTCGAACTCGGTGTGGGGGAAATCCTGCTGACTTCAGTCGACAACGAAGGCACACAGCAAGGCTTTGATGTCGAATTGTGCCGGGCGGTGACGAGCCGGGTGGAAGTGCCGGTGATCCTGAGCGGGGGCATGGGCACTCTGGAGCACGCCCAGCAGGCCGTCCGGTTGGGCGGTGCCGATGCCGTGGCGGTGGCCCACGCCCTCCATTACAAATCATTTTCGGTCGCCGAAATCAAAACAGCCGTCCGAGAGGCCCAATCATGA
- a CDS encoding N-acetyl sugar amidotransferase, whose translation MATKYPARREIDYSKYDRPEDQLEIYYGLPREIKFCKKCVISNQRPNSAVEFKHTRDSKKATINFDENGVCDACRLAEQKHDGRIDWAERERELVDLCDRFRKTDGSYDCLVPGSGGKDSFYAAHILKEKYGMHPLTVTWAPHVYTEWGWRNFQRWIHAGFDNYLCTPNGRAHRLLTRLAVENLFHPFQPFIFGQKLLAPKMAALFNLPLVFYGENEAEYGNPIADTSSAKRDYAYFAEQDNSQIFIGGTSVQDLIDHFGFEQADLNPYLPADPDELERKKIEVHYTGYYLKWHPQSCYYYSVEHGGFEASPERTPGTYSKYNSIDDRIDDYHYYTTYIKFGIGRATYDAAQEIRSQDIEREEGIALVKKYDGEWPERFADEIFRYLSIPEKEFPEASQMFEQPIMDREYFDNLADSFRSPHLWKRENGVWKLRNTVFEAEALPAHYA comes from the coding sequence ATGGCGACAAAGTATCCGGCAAGACGCGAAATCGACTACTCCAAGTACGACCGACCGGAAGACCAACTTGAAATCTATTACGGTTTGCCTCGGGAGATCAAGTTCTGCAAGAAGTGCGTCATATCCAACCAGCGGCCAAACTCGGCGGTCGAGTTCAAACACACACGCGACAGCAAAAAAGCCACGATCAACTTTGACGAAAACGGGGTCTGCGACGCCTGCCGGTTGGCAGAACAAAAGCACGACGGCCGGATCGACTGGGCCGAACGGGAACGCGAGCTCGTGGACCTGTGCGACCGGTTCCGCAAGACTGACGGCTCCTATGACTGTCTGGTGCCCGGCTCCGGCGGCAAAGACAGCTTTTATGCCGCCCACATCCTAAAAGAAAAATATGGGATGCACCCGCTGACGGTGACTTGGGCCCCCCACGTCTACACGGAATGGGGCTGGCGCAACTTCCAGCGGTGGATCCATGCCGGGTTCGACAACTACTTGTGCACCCCCAACGGCCGGGCCCACCGCTTGCTGACCCGCTTGGCCGTGGAAAACCTGTTCCACCCGTTCCAACCTTTCATTTTCGGGCAAAAGTTGTTGGCCCCCAAAATGGCGGCCTTGTTCAACTTGCCGCTGGTTTTTTACGGTGAAAACGAGGCTGAATACGGCAACCCGATCGCCGACACCTCAAGCGCCAAGCGCGACTACGCCTATTTTGCCGAGCAAGACAACTCGCAAATCTTCATCGGCGGCACCAGCGTGCAAGACTTGATCGATCACTTTGGCTTTGAACAAGCCGACCTGAACCCCTATCTCCCGGCTGACCCCGATGAGCTTGAACGCAAGAAGATTGAAGTCCACTACACCGGCTACTATCTAAAGTGGCACCCCCAAAGCTGCTACTACTACAGCGTTGAGCATGGAGGGTTTGAAGCGAGTCCCGAGCGAACCCCTGGCACCTATAGCAAATACAACTCGATCGACGACCGGATCGACGACTACCACTACTACACCACCTACATCAAATTTGGGATCGGGCGGGCCACATACGATGCCGCCCAAGAGATCCGGTCTCAAGACATCGAGCGGGAGGAAGGCATCGCCTTGGTCAAAAAGTATGACGGCGAATGGCCGGAAAGGTTTGCCGACGAGATCTTCCGCTACCTCAGCATTCCGGAAAAAGAATTCCCGGAAGCCAGCCAGATGTTCGAACAACCGATCATGGATCGGGAATATTTCGACAACTTGGCCGACTCGTTCCGGTCGCCGCACTTGTGGAAGCGAGAAAACGGCGTTTGGAAACTGAGGAACACCGTCTTTGAGGCCGAGGCCTTGCCGGCCCACTACGCTTGA